From Leishmania braziliensis MHOM/BR/75/M2904 complete genome, chromosome 22:
ccccccccgccctctTTCCGGAATGGGGGGGGTTGGAGTCACCCGCGGCGAGGAGCAAGTAGAGCAAGTGAATGCACAGGCCATAGGTGATCACGTAGAACCCACCGAAAGTGACTACGCGGGCCACGTACAGGATTGCTaagaaggcgaagaaacACCATCGTAGCCCACGGTGCGGCACAGAGACATCGAGGTAGTGCT
This genomic window contains:
- a CDS encoding rer1 family-like protein, with translation MPPSHDLLGPSIDHSFLRKARVTYKHYLDVSVPHRGLRWCFFAFLAILYVARVVTFGGFYVITYGLCIHLLYLLLAAGDSNPPHSGKRAGGGEKVFFFSAPPPPGPGGGPPPPFFF